The following coding sequences lie in one Danio rerio strain Tuebingen ecotype United States chromosome 3, GRCz12tu, whole genome shotgun sequence genomic window:
- the trim35-3 gene encoding nuclear factor 7, ovary isoform X5, giving the protein MHTGHTFRPVGEVASSYKEEFSSSLKALQEELRHKETIKEKFEKTFQHIKAQADHTERQIKQQFGKLHQFLRDEEKNTITALREEEEQKKQMMKEKLEEMNTHISALSDSIRDTEEMLKASDVCFLKKFRIKMERVQISQPDPQTPSGALIHVSQYLGNLLYRVWKMMQDIVHYTPIILDPNVAHRNLFLSDDLTSLKWSLNSQAFPDNPERFDEYSCVLGSEGFTSGKHCWDVEVKESLYWSVGVTTASNQRKGCVFFNSDVWWVQYGLDDRFGFPIKQKLERVRVDLDCDEGTVCFSDSGNNTPLYTFTATFTDTVFPFFWSNDFKILPVLPVYRLIEEL; this is encoded by the exons ATGCACACCGGACACACATTCAGACCCGTTGGTGAAGTGGCTTCATCATATAAG GAGGAGTTCAGTTCATCACTGAAGGCCTTACAAGAGGAACTCCGACATAAGGAAACAATAAAGGAAAAGTTTGAGAAAACGTTTCAACACATAAAG GCTCAAGCTGATCACACTGAGCGTCAGATTAAACAGCAGTTTGGAAAGCTTCATCAGTTTCTCagagatgaagaaaaaaatacaatcacTGCACTGAGGGAGGAAGAGGAGCAGAAGAAGCAGATGATGAAGGAGAAGCTGGaggagatgaacacacacatctcaGCTCTTTCAGACTCAATCAGAGACACGGAGGAGATGCTGAAAGCCAGTGACGTCTGCTTTCTGAAG AAATTTCGGATAAAAATGGAAAG AGTCCAGATCTCACAGCCGGATCCACAGACGCCTTCCGGAGCTTTGATTCACGTGTCTCAGTACTTGGGGAACCTGCTGTACAGAGTCTGGAAGATGATGCAGGACATCGTCCACTACA CTCCAATAATTCTGGATCCAAACGTGGCTCATCGAAACCTCTTCCTGTCTGATGATCTGACCAGCCTTAAATGGAGCTTAAACAGCCAAGCGTTTCCTGATAATCCAGAGAGGTTTGATGAGTATTCATGTGTTCTGGGTTCAGAGGGTTTCACCTCAGGAAAGCACTGCTGGGATGTGGAGGTGAAGGAGAGTTTGTACTGGAGCGTCGGAGTAACGACAGCATCAAACCAGAGGAAGGGCTGTGTTTTCTTTAACTCTGATGTGTGGTGGGTGCAGTACGGACTGGATGACCGCTTTGGTTttcccattaaacagaaacttgAGCGTGTGAGAGTTGATCTGGACTGTGATGAAGGAACAGTGTGTTTCTCTGATTCTGGAAATAACACACCTCTTTACACATTCACAGCCACTTTCACTGACACTGTCTTTCCTTTCTTCTGGAGTAATGATTTTAAGATTTTACCAGTTTTACCAGTTTATCGTCTAATTGAAGAGTTGTGA
- the trim35-3 gene encoding nuclear factor 7, ovary isoform X6, which produces MMKEKLEEMNTHISALSDSIRDTEEMLKASDVCFLKKFRIKMERVQISQPDPQTPSGALIHVSQYLGNLLYRVWKMMQDIVHYTPIILDPNVAHRNLFLSDDLTSLKWSLNSQAFPDNPERFDEYSCVLGSEGFTSGKHCWDVEVKESLYWSVGVTTASNQRKGCVFFNSDVWWVQYGLDDRFGFPIKQKLERVRVDLDCDEGTVCFSDSGNNTPLYTFTATFTDTVFPFFWSNDFKILPVLPVYRLIEEL; this is translated from the exons ATGATGAAGGAGAAGCTGGaggagatgaacacacacatctcaGCTCTTTCAGACTCAATCAGAGACACGGAGGAGATGCTGAAAGCCAGTGACGTCTGCTTTCTGAAG AAATTTCGGATAAAAATGGAAAG AGTCCAGATCTCACAGCCGGATCCACAGACGCCTTCCGGAGCTTTGATTCACGTGTCTCAGTACTTGGGGAACCTGCTGTACAGAGTCTGGAAGATGATGCAGGACATCGTCCACTACA CTCCAATAATTCTGGATCCAAACGTGGCTCATCGAAACCTCTTCCTGTCTGATGATCTGACCAGCCTTAAATGGAGCTTAAACAGCCAAGCGTTTCCTGATAATCCAGAGAGGTTTGATGAGTATTCATGTGTTCTGGGTTCAGAGGGTTTCACCTCAGGAAAGCACTGCTGGGATGTGGAGGTGAAGGAGAGTTTGTACTGGAGCGTCGGAGTAACGACAGCATCAAACCAGAGGAAGGGCTGTGTTTTCTTTAACTCTGATGTGTGGTGGGTGCAGTACGGACTGGATGACCGCTTTGGTTttcccattaaacagaaacttgAGCGTGTGAGAGTTGATCTGGACTGTGATGAAGGAACAGTGTGTTTCTCTGATTCTGGAAATAACACACCTCTTTACACATTCACAGCCACTTTCACTGACACTGTCTTTCCTTTCTTCTGGAGTAATGATTTTAAGATTTTACCAGTTTTACCAGTTTATCGTCTAATTGAAGAGTTGTGA
- the trim35-3 gene encoding zinc-binding protein A33 isoform X1, protein MASPAEYDYICPICRDIFKAPVILSCSHSVCKECLEQFWKVKKARECPVCRMLSAHEPTRNLALKNLCESFQKEESESLSRSEEMCSLHGETLKLFCLEDKQPACLVCMTSQMHTGHTFRPVGEVASSYKEEFSSSLKALQEELRHKETIKEKFEKTFQHIKAQADHTERQIKQQFGKLHQFLRDEEKNTITALREEEEQKKQMMKEKLEEMNTHISALSDSIRDTEEMLKASDVCFLKKFRIKMERVQISQPDPQTPSGALIHVSQYLGNLLYRVWKMMQDIVHYTPIILDPNVAHRNLFLSDDLTSLKWSLNSQAFPDNPERFDEYSCVLGSEGFTSGKHCWDVEVKESLYWSVGVTTASNQRKGCVFFNSDVWWVQYGLDDRFGFPIKQKLERVRVDLDCDEGTVCFSDSGNNTPLYTFTATFTDTVFPFFWSNDFKILPVLPVYRLIEEL, encoded by the exons ATGGCTTCTCCAGCTGAGTATGATTATATTTGTCCTATCTGTCGTGATATTTTCAAAGCTCCTGTTATTTTATCGTGTAGTCACAGTGTGTGTAAAGAGTGTCTTGAGCAGTTCTGGAAAGTCAAGAAAGCTCGGGAGTGTCCCGTCTGTAGGATGTTATCAGCGCATGAACCTACTCGCAATCTTGCTTTGAAAAACTTGTGCGAGTCATTTCAAAAAGAGGAAAGCGAGAGTTTATCAAGGTCGGAGGAGATGTGCAGTTTACACGGTGAGACGCTCAAACTCTTCTGCCTGGAGGACAAACAGCCGGCGTGTTTGGTGTGTATGACTTCACAGATGCACACCGGACACACATTCAGACCCGTTGGTGAAGTGGCTTCATCATATAAG GAGGAGTTCAGTTCATCACTGAAGGCCTTACAAGAGGAACTCCGACATAAGGAAACAATAAAGGAAAAGTTTGAGAAAACGTTTCAACACATAAAG GCTCAAGCTGATCACACTGAGCGTCAGATTAAACAGCAGTTTGGAAAGCTTCATCAGTTTCTCagagatgaagaaaaaaatacaatcacTGCACTGAGGGAGGAAGAGGAGCAGAAGAAGCAGATGATGAAGGAGAAGCTGGaggagatgaacacacacatctcaGCTCTTTCAGACTCAATCAGAGACACGGAGGAGATGCTGAAAGCCAGTGACGTCTGCTTTCTGAAG AAATTTCGGATAAAAATGGAAAG AGTCCAGATCTCACAGCCGGATCCACAGACGCCTTCCGGAGCTTTGATTCACGTGTCTCAGTACTTGGGGAACCTGCTGTACAGAGTCTGGAAGATGATGCAGGACATCGTCCACTACA CTCCAATAATTCTGGATCCAAACGTGGCTCATCGAAACCTCTTCCTGTCTGATGATCTGACCAGCCTTAAATGGAGCTTAAACAGCCAAGCGTTTCCTGATAATCCAGAGAGGTTTGATGAGTATTCATGTGTTCTGGGTTCAGAGGGTTTCACCTCAGGAAAGCACTGCTGGGATGTGGAGGTGAAGGAGAGTTTGTACTGGAGCGTCGGAGTAACGACAGCATCAAACCAGAGGAAGGGCTGTGTTTTCTTTAACTCTGATGTGTGGTGGGTGCAGTACGGACTGGATGACCGCTTTGGTTttcccattaaacagaaacttgAGCGTGTGAGAGTTGATCTGGACTGTGATGAAGGAACAGTGTGTTTCTCTGATTCTGGAAATAACACACCTCTTTACACATTCACAGCCACTTTCACTGACACTGTCTTTCCTTTCTTCTGGAGTAATGATTTTAAGATTTTACCAGTTTTACCAGTTTATCGTCTAATTGAAGAGTTGTGA
- the trim35-3 gene encoding E3 ubiquitin-protein ligase TRIM35 isoform X3: protein MLSAHEPTRNLALKNLCESFQKEESESLSRSEEMCSLHGETLKLFCLEDKQPACLVCMTSQMHTGHTFRPVGEVASSYKEEFSSSLKALQEELRHKETIKEKFEKTFQHIKAQADHTERQIKQQFGKLHQFLRDEEKNTITALREEEEQKKQMMKEKLEEMNTHISALSDSIRDTEEMLKASDVCFLKKFRIKMERVQISQPDPQTPSGALIHVSQYLGNLLYRVWKMMQDIVHYTPIILDPNVAHRNLFLSDDLTSLKWSLNSQAFPDNPERFDEYSCVLGSEGFTSGKHCWDVEVKESLYWSVGVTTASNQRKGCVFFNSDVWWVQYGLDDRFGFPIKQKLERVRVDLDCDEGTVCFSDSGNNTPLYTFTATFTDTVFPFFWSNDFKILPVLPVYRLIEEL from the exons ATGTTATCAGCGCATGAACCTACTCGCAATCTTGCTTTGAAAAACTTGTGCGAGTCATTTCAAAAAGAGGAAAGCGAGAGTTTATCAAGGTCGGAGGAGATGTGCAGTTTACACGGTGAGACGCTCAAACTCTTCTGCCTGGAGGACAAACAGCCGGCGTGTTTGGTGTGTATGACTTCACAGATGCACACCGGACACACATTCAGACCCGTTGGTGAAGTGGCTTCATCATATAAG GAGGAGTTCAGTTCATCACTGAAGGCCTTACAAGAGGAACTCCGACATAAGGAAACAATAAAGGAAAAGTTTGAGAAAACGTTTCAACACATAAAG GCTCAAGCTGATCACACTGAGCGTCAGATTAAACAGCAGTTTGGAAAGCTTCATCAGTTTCTCagagatgaagaaaaaaatacaatcacTGCACTGAGGGAGGAAGAGGAGCAGAAGAAGCAGATGATGAAGGAGAAGCTGGaggagatgaacacacacatctcaGCTCTTTCAGACTCAATCAGAGACACGGAGGAGATGCTGAAAGCCAGTGACGTCTGCTTTCTGAAG AAATTTCGGATAAAAATGGAAAG AGTCCAGATCTCACAGCCGGATCCACAGACGCCTTCCGGAGCTTTGATTCACGTGTCTCAGTACTTGGGGAACCTGCTGTACAGAGTCTGGAAGATGATGCAGGACATCGTCCACTACA CTCCAATAATTCTGGATCCAAACGTGGCTCATCGAAACCTCTTCCTGTCTGATGATCTGACCAGCCTTAAATGGAGCTTAAACAGCCAAGCGTTTCCTGATAATCCAGAGAGGTTTGATGAGTATTCATGTGTTCTGGGTTCAGAGGGTTTCACCTCAGGAAAGCACTGCTGGGATGTGGAGGTGAAGGAGAGTTTGTACTGGAGCGTCGGAGTAACGACAGCATCAAACCAGAGGAAGGGCTGTGTTTTCTTTAACTCTGATGTGTGGTGGGTGCAGTACGGACTGGATGACCGCTTTGGTTttcccattaaacagaaacttgAGCGTGTGAGAGTTGATCTGGACTGTGATGAAGGAACAGTGTGTTTCTCTGATTCTGGAAATAACACACCTCTTTACACATTCACAGCCACTTTCACTGACACTGTCTTTCCTTTCTTCTGGAGTAATGATTTTAAGATTTTACCAGTTTTACCAGTTTATCGTCTAATTGAAGAGTTGTGA
- the trim35-3 gene encoding nuclear factor 7, ovary isoform X4, which produces MVKYYHSKMHTGHTFRPVGEVASSYKEEFSSSLKALQEELRHKETIKEKFEKTFQHIKAQADHTERQIKQQFGKLHQFLRDEEKNTITALREEEEQKKQMMKEKLEEMNTHISALSDSIRDTEEMLKASDVCFLKKFRIKMERVQISQPDPQTPSGALIHVSQYLGNLLYRVWKMMQDIVHYTPIILDPNVAHRNLFLSDDLTSLKWSLNSQAFPDNPERFDEYSCVLGSEGFTSGKHCWDVEVKESLYWSVGVTTASNQRKGCVFFNSDVWWVQYGLDDRFGFPIKQKLERVRVDLDCDEGTVCFSDSGNNTPLYTFTATFTDTVFPFFWSNDFKILPVLPVYRLIEEL; this is translated from the exons ATGCACACCGGACACACATTCAGACCCGTTGGTGAAGTGGCTTCATCATATAAG GAGGAGTTCAGTTCATCACTGAAGGCCTTACAAGAGGAACTCCGACATAAGGAAACAATAAAGGAAAAGTTTGAGAAAACGTTTCAACACATAAAG GCTCAAGCTGATCACACTGAGCGTCAGATTAAACAGCAGTTTGGAAAGCTTCATCAGTTTCTCagagatgaagaaaaaaatacaatcacTGCACTGAGGGAGGAAGAGGAGCAGAAGAAGCAGATGATGAAGGAGAAGCTGGaggagatgaacacacacatctcaGCTCTTTCAGACTCAATCAGAGACACGGAGGAGATGCTGAAAGCCAGTGACGTCTGCTTTCTGAAG AAATTTCGGATAAAAATGGAAAG AGTCCAGATCTCACAGCCGGATCCACAGACGCCTTCCGGAGCTTTGATTCACGTGTCTCAGTACTTGGGGAACCTGCTGTACAGAGTCTGGAAGATGATGCAGGACATCGTCCACTACA CTCCAATAATTCTGGATCCAAACGTGGCTCATCGAAACCTCTTCCTGTCTGATGATCTGACCAGCCTTAAATGGAGCTTAAACAGCCAAGCGTTTCCTGATAATCCAGAGAGGTTTGATGAGTATTCATGTGTTCTGGGTTCAGAGGGTTTCACCTCAGGAAAGCACTGCTGGGATGTGGAGGTGAAGGAGAGTTTGTACTGGAGCGTCGGAGTAACGACAGCATCAAACCAGAGGAAGGGCTGTGTTTTCTTTAACTCTGATGTGTGGTGGGTGCAGTACGGACTGGATGACCGCTTTGGTTttcccattaaacagaaacttgAGCGTGTGAGAGTTGATCTGGACTGTGATGAAGGAACAGTGTGTTTCTCTGATTCTGGAAATAACACACCTCTTTACACATTCACAGCCACTTTCACTGACACTGTCTTTCCTTTCTTCTGGAGTAATGATTTTAAGATTTTACCAGTTTTACCAGTTTATCGTCTAATTGAAGAGTTGTGA